The following are encoded together in the Triticum dicoccoides isolate Atlit2015 ecotype Zavitan chromosome 6B, WEW_v2.0, whole genome shotgun sequence genome:
- the LOC119324572 gene encoding photosynthetic NDH subunit of subcomplex B 4, chloroplastic-like has protein sequence MASSLLKPHSHCSALPSGRSSGLNGGSCPATVHLVQRPAGRRGDALKARAFPLDVVPLMVTMVEHVDNQRDWVVTKSIWHLSDTAIKSFYTFYAMFTVWGVCFFASMKDPFYDSEYYRGQGGDGTVHWYYDRQEDIEATARGDLLREELLEEIEQRVGGLRELEDAGMEGELEEAK, from the exons ATGGCGTCGTCGTTGCTGAAGCCACACTCCCACTGCTCCGCTCTGCCGTCCGGGAGAAGCAGCGGCCTAAATGGCGGCAGCTGCCCCGCGACGGTGCACCTAGTGCAGAGGCCAGCCGGGAGGAGGGGCGACGCGCTGAAGGCGAGGGCGTTCCCGCTGGACGTGGTGCCGCTGATGGTGACGATGGTGGAGCACGTCGACAACCAGAGGGACTGGGTGGTCACCAAGTCCATATGGCATCTCAGCGACACGGCCATCAAGAGCTTCT ACACGTTCTACGCCATGTTCACGGTCTGGGGCGTCTGCTTCTTCGCGTCCATGAAG GATCCATTCTACGACAGCGAGTATTACAGGGGGCAAGGGGGTGATGGCACCGTGCACTGGTACTACGACCGG CAAGAGGACATCGAGGCGACGGCGAGGGGGGATCTGCTGAGGGAGGAGCTGCTTGAGGAGATCGAGCAGAGGGTCGGAGGGCTGAGGGAGCTCGAGGACGCGGGAATGGAGGGGGAGCTTGAGGAAGCCAAGTAA